In a single window of the Candidatus Methylomirabilota bacterium genome:
- a CDS encoding catalase family peroxidase produces the protein MPDSAAPGALHVQLVEAMRALAGPHPGVRPAHAKGIVCSGTFRATPDARRMSKAPHLQGQSVPAVIRFSNSNGNPDVHDGLAGVRAMSVKFQLAGGKSADILANSIEGFPVRTPEEFLAFLRAQLPDPATGKPVPDAVPRFVTCHPTAGAFIQRLMKKPVPASYAQASYHAEHAFLFTAADGTSRFGRYRWTPVAGEAYLSPDEAGKRSPNFLRDELDSRLRNGPVVFRLLLQVAAANDPTDDVTALWPADRPLVELGRLEIAGISASGAADERQLVFDPTNLADGIALSADPILLARSAAYSVSYERRSKGE, from the coding sequence ATGCCTGATTCCGCCGCCCCGGGAGCTCTCCATGTTCAACTCGTCGAGGCCATGCGGGCGCTCGCCGGGCCGCATCCCGGCGTCCGCCCGGCCCACGCCAAGGGCATCGTCTGTTCGGGCACCTTTCGCGCCACGCCGGATGCCCGCCGCATGAGCAAGGCGCCTCACCTCCAGGGCCAGTCGGTACCGGCCGTCATCCGCTTCTCCAATTCGAACGGGAATCCGGATGTGCACGATGGCCTCGCCGGCGTGCGGGCCATGTCCGTGAAGTTCCAGCTGGCCGGTGGCAAGAGCGCCGACATCCTGGCCAACTCCATCGAGGGCTTCCCCGTGCGGACTCCCGAGGAGTTTCTCGCTTTCCTCCGCGCTCAGCTTCCGGATCCCGCAACCGGCAAGCCCGTGCCCGATGCGGTGCCCCGCTTCGTGACCTGCCACCCCACGGCGGGCGCCTTCATCCAGCGCCTGATGAAGAAGCCGGTGCCGGCCAGCTATGCCCAGGCCAGCTACCATGCGGAGCACGCCTTTCTCTTCACGGCCGCGGACGGCACGAGCCGATTCGGGCGCTATCGCTGGACGCCCGTGGCGGGGGAAGCCTATCTCTCGCCCGACGAAGCCGGCAAGCGAAGCCCGAACTTCCTGCGCGACGAGCTGGACAGCCGGCTCCGGAACGGCCCGGTCGTGTTCCGCTTGCTCTTGCAGGTAGCCGCGGCGAACGATCCGACGGACGATGTCACGGCCTTGTGGCCCGCGGACCGACCGCTGGTCGAGCTGGGGCGTCTGGAGATCGCCGGCATCTCTGCGTCAGGCGCAGCCGACGAGCGCCAGCTGGTGTTCGACCCCACCAACCTTGCGGACGGCATCGCGCTCTCGGCCGATCCGATTCTGCTGGCCCGGTCGGCTGCCTACTCCGTCTCGTACGAGCGCCGCAGCAAGGGAGAGTGA
- a CDS encoding Rieske 2Fe-2S domain-containing protein translates to MSEPAAPSGPDLSAGVPIASVQDGAPLLGHAHGEAVVLVKRGAELFAVGASCTHYGGPLAEGLVVDGTIRCPWHHACFDLRTGEATGAPALNDLPCFEVITGEGRARVGDKRLW, encoded by the coding sequence ATGAGCGAGCCGGCGGCGCCGAGCGGACCGGATCTCTCTGCCGGCGTCCCCATCGCGAGCGTTCAGGATGGCGCTCCGCTGCTCGGTCACGCCCACGGCGAGGCGGTGGTCCTCGTGAAGCGCGGAGCCGAGCTGTTCGCGGTCGGCGCCTCGTGCACGCACTACGGTGGGCCGCTGGCGGAGGGGCTCGTCGTCGACGGCACGATCCGCTGCCCGTGGCATCACGCCTGCTTCGATCTGCGCACGGGCGAAGCAACCGGCGCCCCGGCCCTGAACGATTTGCCGTGCTTCGAGGTGATCACAGGCGAAGGTCGGGCTCGCGTGGGCGACAAGCGGCTGTGGTAG
- a CDS encoding carbohydrate ABC transporter permease codes for MVRGSRHPWLSTAGFYGLAGLFMLPTVFVFYWMITLSLKPQVEAMAYPPSFVRFSVTAAGYREVFTKYPFFLYTWNSLVVAAGCTALGLAVGLPAAYSIARWRQQRLAVVILVARIIPGIAYLIPWYIFFRRLRMVDTYGALILTHLIVGLPIIIWVMISFFEDVPADLEDAALIDGCSYFGAFWRIALPLVKPGVMATAILSFVFSWNNFLFSVILAGRSTRTLPIAVYTMISYEEINWSTLAAAATLITLPVLLVALLAQRHIVSGLTFGAVKQ; via the coding sequence GTGGTGAGGGGAAGCCGGCATCCCTGGCTGTCCACGGCCGGCTTCTACGGTCTCGCCGGATTGTTCATGCTGCCCACGGTCTTCGTCTTCTACTGGATGATCACGCTCTCGCTCAAGCCACAGGTCGAGGCCATGGCCTACCCGCCGTCCTTTGTGCGCTTCAGCGTCACCGCGGCCGGATACCGCGAGGTGTTCACCAAGTATCCGTTCTTCCTCTACACGTGGAACAGCCTGGTGGTGGCGGCGGGCTGCACGGCGCTCGGTCTGGCCGTGGGGCTCCCCGCCGCCTACTCGATAGCTCGTTGGCGCCAGCAGCGGCTGGCCGTGGTCATCCTGGTGGCGCGCATCATTCCCGGCATCGCCTACCTGATTCCCTGGTACATCTTCTTTCGCCGTCTCCGGATGGTGGACACCTACGGTGCGCTGATCCTGACGCATCTCATCGTGGGCCTCCCCATCATCATCTGGGTGATGATCTCCTTCTTCGAGGACGTCCCCGCCGACCTGGAAGACGCGGCTCTGATCGACGGCTGCTCGTACTTCGGCGCCTTCTGGCGCATCGCCCTCCCCCTCGTCAAGCCCGGCGTGATGGCCACCGCCATCCTTTCCTTCGTGTTCTCCTGGAACAACTTTCTCTTCTCGGTGATCCTGGCCGGCCGCTCCACGCGCACGTTGCCCATCGCTGTCTACACCATGATCTCCTACGAGGAGATCAACTGGAGCACCCTGGCCGCGGCCGCCACTCTCATCACGCTGCCCGTGCTTCTCGTCGCGCTCCTCGCTCAGCGGCACATCGTCTCCGGGCTCACGTTCGGCGCCGTCAAACAGTAG
- a CDS encoding sugar ABC transporter permease: MRISSRGLGRWAHRHAQWLFPAPAVLLVAVIIVYPIFYTGWMSLQEWFASSLTAPHFIGLANYRKIAIADARFREAVGRTIYFTIVAVGAETILGLAMALLFNREFWGRGLLRTLAILPMVATPTAIGLVFVMMYHPSLGVANYLLSVVGLSPWRWTYSSQTALYALALVDVWQWTPLIMLIALAGLASLPREPYEAAHLDGASTLRAFWHITLPLLRPALVVAVLFRAIDALKTFDIIFVMTQGGPANASETINILLFNQAFSYFNMGYASSMAVALFAVVMGASLILIKVRRSVTW; the protein is encoded by the coding sequence GTGCGGATCTCCTCCCGCGGGCTCGGGCGCTGGGCGCATCGCCACGCGCAGTGGCTCTTTCCGGCCCCCGCCGTGCTGCTCGTGGCCGTGATCATCGTCTACCCGATCTTCTACACGGGGTGGATGAGCCTCCAGGAGTGGTTCGCCTCCAGCCTGACCGCGCCGCACTTCATCGGGCTTGCGAACTATCGCAAGATCGCGATCGCTGACGCGCGCTTCCGAGAGGCAGTGGGGCGGACCATCTACTTCACCATCGTGGCCGTCGGCGCCGAGACCATCCTGGGCCTCGCGATGGCGCTGCTGTTCAACCGCGAGTTCTGGGGGCGGGGACTGCTGCGCACCCTGGCCATCCTGCCCATGGTGGCAACGCCGACGGCCATCGGTCTCGTGTTCGTGATGATGTACCACCCGAGCCTCGGGGTGGCGAATTACCTGCTCTCCGTCGTGGGGCTCTCACCGTGGCGCTGGACGTACTCGAGCCAGACGGCGCTATACGCGCTCGCCCTGGTCGACGTGTGGCAGTGGACGCCGCTCATCATGCTCATCGCGCTCGCCGGCCTGGCCAGCCTGCCCCGTGAGCCGTACGAGGCCGCCCATCTCGACGGTGCCTCGACGCTGCGGGCCTTCTGGCACATCACGCTCCCGCTGCTTAGACCTGCGCTCGTGGTGGCCGTCCTCTTCCGCGCCATCGACGCGCTGAAGACCTTCGACATCATCTTCGTCATGACCCAGGGTGGGCCCGCCAATGCCTCGGAGACCATCAACATCCTGCTCTTCAACCAGGCCTTCTCCTATTTCAACATGGGCTACGCCTCGTCCATGGCGGTGGCGCTCTTCGCCGTGGTCATGGGCGCCTCGCTGATTCTGATCAAGGTCCGGAGGAGCGTGACGTGGTGA
- a CDS encoding FAD-dependent oxidoreductase, whose amino-acid sequence MAEQTLQSVAFPTLDEAQVSEFARCTMATSKRFRNGETLIGMGDRDFKFFIVKSGEVEIVDHTGDKPKTVVVHGKGQFTGDISHLTGRASVISAVARGDCEVDEVSGDTLRGALNQCPVLSDIVLQAFIARRQLLRESPDFVGLRVIGSRYSTDTFRVRDFLAKNRSIFTWVDVETDPEVGRLLKHFGMSEADTPVVALGDLLLLRNPSNLQLADAIGLHQPLERTVHDLVVVGAGPAGLAAAVYGASEGLQTVLLECIAPGGQAGSSMRIENYLGFPTGITGADLAERAILQANKFGARLSVPSRVMRLGWDKGYSVMELEDGETVATKCLLIATGADYRRLDVEGCELFEGKGVYYAATVAEGKMCHGAQVVVVGGGNSAGQAAVFLSQHASKVFLLIRGDDLYKNMSSYLVHRIEQTGNIELLTCTKIRRMSGDGHLASVDIVNEKTGQARTVETPGVFSFIGAVPRTDWLPPEIERDAAGFIRTGAALAQSPHWTSRRHPFLLETSRPGVFAAGDVRSGSIKRVASAVGEGSMVVQFVHEFLKEM is encoded by the coding sequence ATGGCCGAACAGACTCTTCAATCCGTCGCCTTCCCGACCCTCGACGAAGCCCAGGTCAGCGAGTTTGCCCGCTGCACCATGGCCACCTCCAAGCGGTTTCGGAACGGGGAGACACTCATCGGGATGGGCGATCGCGACTTCAAGTTCTTCATCGTCAAGTCCGGTGAGGTAGAGATCGTCGATCATACGGGTGACAAGCCGAAGACGGTCGTGGTCCATGGGAAGGGCCAGTTCACCGGTGACATCTCTCACCTCACCGGCCGCGCGTCGGTCATCAGCGCCGTGGCCAGAGGCGATTGCGAGGTGGACGAGGTCTCGGGAGATACGCTGAGAGGTGCGCTCAACCAGTGCCCGGTCCTGAGCGACATCGTCCTGCAGGCCTTCATCGCCCGGCGGCAGCTCCTGCGCGAATCGCCGGACTTCGTGGGGCTGCGGGTGATCGGCTCGCGCTACTCCACCGATACCTTCCGCGTTCGCGACTTCCTGGCCAAGAACCGCTCGATCTTCACCTGGGTGGACGTGGAGACCGACCCCGAAGTCGGCCGGCTGCTCAAGCACTTCGGGATGAGCGAAGCCGACACGCCGGTGGTCGCCCTCGGCGACTTACTGCTCCTGCGAAACCCTTCAAACCTGCAGCTGGCCGATGCCATCGGCCTCCATCAGCCGCTGGAGCGGACAGTCCATGACTTGGTCGTGGTGGGAGCCGGGCCGGCCGGGCTGGCCGCGGCGGTCTACGGGGCCTCTGAAGGATTGCAGACGGTCTTGCTGGAGTGCATCGCGCCCGGGGGGCAGGCGGGTAGCAGCATGCGTATCGAGAACTATCTGGGCTTCCCCACGGGTATAACGGGTGCCGACCTGGCGGAGCGCGCCATCCTGCAGGCCAACAAGTTCGGTGCTCGCCTGTCCGTCCCTTCTCGGGTCATGCGCCTGGGTTGGGACAAGGGCTACTCCGTCATGGAACTGGAGGACGGCGAGACCGTGGCCACGAAGTGCCTGCTGATCGCCACCGGAGCCGACTATCGCCGGCTGGACGTCGAAGGCTGCGAGCTATTCGAGGGAAAGGGCGTCTACTACGCGGCGACCGTCGCCGAGGGGAAGATGTGCCATGGAGCGCAGGTGGTGGTGGTGGGCGGCGGTAACTCCGCGGGCCAGGCCGCGGTCTTCCTTTCCCAGCATGCTAGCAAGGTCTTCCTCCTGATCCGCGGCGACGATCTGTACAAGAACATGTCCAGCTATCTAGTCCATCGGATCGAGCAGACGGGCAATATCGAGCTTCTCACGTGCACCAAGATCCGGCGGATGAGCGGCGATGGCCATCTCGCTTCTGTCGACATCGTCAACGAGAAAACCGGGCAAGCGCGCACGGTGGAAACGCCCGGGGTGTTCAGCTTCATCGGAGCGGTGCCGCGGACCGACTGGCTGCCGCCCGAGATCGAGAGGGACGCCGCGGGATTCATCCGGACCGGCGCAGCCCTGGCGCAGTCTCCCCACTGGACCAGCCGGCGGCACCCGTTCTTGCTGGAGACCAGCCGCCCCGGAGTGTTCGCCGCCGGCGATGTACGGTCAGGCTCGATCAAGCGCGTCGCCTCGGCCGTCGGCGAAGGCTCGATGGTGGTCCAGTTCGTCCACGAGTTTCTCAAGGAGATGTGA
- a CDS encoding sugar ABC transporter substrate-binding protein → MAARRLTRRAFLATAAAGATAGPSVFTPARAQSFNWKRFQGKDLFLMLTKHPFVDVLEKNIPEFESLSGMKVKWETLPEIQARQKMTVEMTANSGGIDAFFTSLHVEKKRFWKAGWYHPLNKFLQDTTLTSPDFDWNDFSPGARAGVTQPDGSISALAAFIDANVFFYRKDLFEPKNLTPPKTLSDLEPLVQKLHAPPSTYGIVLRGLKNANATQYPSILFPMGGTYLKDGKAALDSKEQVAAIDLYSKLLRQYGPPGVVNFNWYECSASFMQGQVAIYMDGVNFASQFEDAAKSKVVGKVGYAVLPAGPGGHFSPIYITGMAVNAQSRNKEASYLFCQWATNKANAVRELMAGVGVGRTSTWDSPEVKAKPKMPADWYQAYQASLKIGRQGLPEIVGVTEYRDIIGVAIQKAIEGAPPAQVLAQAQKDFQDMLNRTER, encoded by the coding sequence ATGGCCGCTCGCCGACTGACCCGCCGCGCCTTTCTCGCCACCGCTGCCGCCGGCGCCACGGCAGGACCCTCCGTCTTCACGCCGGCGAGGGCGCAGAGCTTCAACTGGAAGCGCTTCCAGGGCAAGGATCTCTTCCTGATGTTGACCAAGCACCCCTTCGTCGATGTGCTCGAGAAGAATATCCCCGAGTTCGAGTCGCTCTCGGGGATGAAGGTCAAGTGGGAGACCCTGCCGGAGATCCAGGCCCGTCAGAAGATGACGGTCGAGATGACGGCGAACTCGGGCGGGATCGATGCCTTCTTCACCTCGCTCCATGTCGAGAAGAAGCGCTTCTGGAAGGCGGGCTGGTACCACCCGCTGAACAAGTTCCTCCAGGACACGACCCTGACCAGCCCCGACTTCGACTGGAACGATTTCTCCCCTGGCGCCCGCGCCGGCGTGACCCAGCCCGACGGGAGCATCTCCGCTCTCGCGGCCTTCATCGACGCGAATGTCTTCTTCTACCGTAAGGACCTCTTCGAACCCAAGAATCTCACGCCACCCAAGACGCTCAGCGACCTCGAGCCGCTCGTGCAGAAGCTCCACGCGCCTCCCAGCACCTACGGCATCGTCCTTCGCGGGCTCAAGAACGCCAACGCGACCCAGTACCCGAGCATTCTGTTTCCCATGGGAGGTACCTACCTGAAGGACGGCAAAGCCGCCCTTGACAGCAAGGAGCAGGTGGCCGCCATCGATCTCTACAGCAAGCTCCTCCGGCAGTACGGGCCGCCGGGCGTGGTCAACTTCAACTGGTACGAGTGCTCGGCGTCCTTCATGCAGGGACAGGTCGCCATCTACATGGACGGCGTTAATTTCGCGAGCCAGTTCGAGGACGCCGCCAAGTCCAAGGTGGTCGGCAAGGTGGGATACGCCGTGCTACCCGCCGGCCCCGGAGGGCACTTCTCGCCGATCTACATCACGGGCATGGCCGTCAATGCCCAGAGCCGGAACAAGGAAGCCTCCTACCTCTTCTGCCAGTGGGCCACCAACAAGGCGAACGCGGTGCGTGAACTCATGGCCGGGGTCGGCGTGGGCCGGACCTCGACCTGGGACAGCCCAGAGGTCAAGGCCAAGCCCAAGATGCCCGCCGACTGGTACCAGGCCTATCAGGCCTCGCTCAAGATCGGCCGGCAGGGATTGCCCGAGATCGTCGGCGTCACCGAGTATCGGGACATCATCGGCGTGGCCATTCAGAAGGCCATCGAGGGCGCGCCGCCCGCCCAGGTCCTGGCGCAAGCCCAGAAGGACTTCCAGGACATGCTCAACCGGACGGAGAGATAG
- a CDS encoding polymer-forming cytoskeletal protein: MEKGKSDPFSFLGGRIFYPNPLKQQRRKQMKNIHAGISMTLLLVSFMVFGTSTVNAAACADTTTLVAGGSSDAICSSAAFTSGASTTIKGDVSAKAAVTLGATSHVTGSVTAGVGFTSGDSAVVDGSVTAKAAYTSGANSVVKGNVTAAGNIVLGANSRIIGSVHSGTGVITYGAGATVGKVLK, translated from the coding sequence TTGGAAAAAGGAAAGTCTGATCCCTTTTCCTTCCTTGGTGGTAGGATTTTCTACCCAAACCCTTTAAAGCAACAGAGGAGAAAGCAAATGAAAAATATTCATGCAGGAATTTCTATGACATTGCTTCTGGTGAGTTTTATGGTGTTTGGAACATCAACAGTAAATGCTGCTGCTTGTGCTGATACTACTACTTTGGTTGCTGGCGGCTCAAGCGATGCCATTTGTTCTAGTGCTGCCTTTACGAGCGGCGCAAGTACTACTATCAAAGGCGATGTATCCGCTAAGGCGGCTGTTACGCTTGGCGCTACCAGTCATGTGACTGGTTCCGTTACTGCTGGTGTTGGCTTTACGAGTGGAGATAGCGCGGTTGTCGATGGTAGTGTGACGGCCAAAGCTGCCTATACAAGTGGCGCTAATAGCGTTGTCAAAGGTAATGTGACTGCAGCTGGTAATATCGTGCTTGGAGCAAATAGCCGTATTATTGGTTCGGTTCACAGTGGTACAGGTGTGATTACTTATGGCGCTGGCGCTACTGTTGGTAAAGTATTGAAGTAA